The region GAAATGGCTGGATTGTGCTGTGGTAGCCATTGGTGAAGAAATAATCTTCTTGCAGATGCCGCGACAGCTAACCGCCAAAAAAAAGACAGCTGGTTGAGTCCAAGTGCCCGTGTATTTGCAATTGAAACAGTGCGTGATAGTGATTGGCTAGAGTGAAGACTCCCATTCAGGTACGCTTTTCCAAGCTTGACGCCGATTGGTTCATTTCGATGCTGCTGCTTACGGTCACATCTTGTGAGGCCCACGCTTGTAGCTTAGGCTCTAGACTTGCTAATTTCTAGTCTACGCTCCGCTAAGTGAGAAAGTAAACACTATCAATTTTGTTGGTAGGCGACCTTGGATCACAAGTGCACCCAGGATGGTAAATGACATGGCAAACAAATTTTGCAACATTTCTTTCTTCCAAATACTGAAGATAGGCAAAGAAATAAAGAAAGTGCATTCCTCTATATGGTGGAGTTTGAATAATACTGAAATGTTTGCAATTTACACTCCTGGTATGCCTCGGAATTCTAATGCTTTACTCGCGCCCACCGTGTGGAAGACTTGATTTCTTTCGCTTTACTGCAGCTTACCGacttaaataaaatttatttgcgCGCTGTTAGGTCAGttgaaaacaactaacaactgcATTGGGTTATGCTTGTGTTTCGAAGGTTTCAGTGGGTTTTCGTAATCTGCAACTATTTCATGATTCATGCTCTGCTGCCAAGTTGATTTTGCGACGAAATATCAGAGGAGGTCATTTCCTACTACATCATTTTGATGTAGCAACTTTcataagttaattaacgtAGAGGTATACCGCACATGCACGCATCAGTTCTTTGCTCAGATTGGAATTCACATTTCCCCACTATATATGGTTAATTAAGTGGGTTCTTTCATCAAGAACCGTTAAAACCCAAGGGAAAGATTAGCTATGTTGCGTGGGGTTTCGCTGCATATTCTCTGTCATGCATTACAGTAGAGCCGTAGGGTCCATTGCAGCTTCAAATGAGAAGCTGTGTTGGCTTGCACAGGCGTGCAAGTGGCATTTCTGAgctctgccattcatcacaGCTACGGGTCTACTTGCAAACGCTTGACAGTGGCCTACAATAGCAATGTCGACAAGTACGTATAGAAGTACTGTTCGCGTACAATACAAATAGAAGAAACAAAGACTAGCACTATAAAGCAGATAATACTTATAGAATTTTAcagcagataaacagagacGCCTGAAGAGCTCTCAAATAGGGTTGAATTGCGGCATGCTCCAGATTCCAGTCTGAGTTCATCTGCTAGAAACGACATGAGAATGAAGAAGTATATACCGgagaacaaacagcaagtgaaTGAACCAGAAGAAGATGGCCTGAAGAGCGCAGAAAGAAGGGTAATTTTGCGACAAACTGCAAGATCTTGCGCAATTACACCATTTGCCACAAATACAGAAAGAAGTCTCCACATCAAAAGAACAGAAGTAAGGTTGAACCTGAACAATGCAAATGATGACAAATTGAAGAGCGCTGAAGAAGGGGTGAAAGTGCGGCAACATCCAATATTTCATACGATTGCAGTTACCAGATGTAAAAAGAAAAGAAtccaagaaagagaaatcagaGGAAGCAAACCAAATGAGCAAAGTAACCTGGACAGCGACGGGTATGTGTTCAAGATGCGACAAGCTTCAGGAACTCGATCAACTGTCCCGCTTGAGGACAACTGAGGCAGCAAGAAATAAGCAGTGTCGTCACGAACAGCCAAAGCCGTTAAATCAGTACAAATGTAACCAGAACATGCAGAACGCTGGAAGAAGGGTGATGATGCGGCAAACTCCTTGTTCCCGTAGACCTTTATACTCCAACGGACAAAGTGCGGAAAATAGGAATACGAATAATTCAAAATTGCTCACACAACAATAAAGCCAAAGAAAAAACTCAAATGGGGTTCCCTCACCAGAATAAGGACTGACGCAGACAGGCAGAGTGGCAAAAGCCACAGTGGCACAGTCTCAAAAGATGAATACCTCCTGTTCTCTTTTCCCTTCAGCAATTGACGGCTATAACAATTCTCGTGGCAATGCCAGCCGTAAATCCGgtttatatataaatatatatataaagaaacCGATTTGTGCACCTTCGCAACGCAGAACGCAAACGAAGCACTTTGTTGTGTATATgctcacacatgcatgtgttagatactctagcaaagaaatttacttGTAAATTTGTCCGCTTCAAATCAAGCTATGAGTATGTCATTGACAGCCACTCAAGACGTCACTGAGTGGACGCGAGCGTTTAGACATCGCggaaaacatacacgtacaataTCAGACCAGATTCAAATCTCATCGCTATATCTAAACAAGTAAGGGAGCGTCCAATTAACGAATACGTCTGAGGTACGTCGATTCCTCGGCATGATAATATATTAACTCAAATAAGATAATCAAGTTTTCGCCATAACTCAAACAGAGCGAAGCATATTCGTGACCTATGCTGAGCAACGGATATGCAGTAGCAGTAAAGTGACGCTCAAGATACATCGTTTAGAGAGATAATAGCAGCCCTGAGCTCATAAAAAGTTTTGACTTTATAAGGCCTCGTATCGCGTGTTGTGTATCGTTCagtaattttttaattaatgtcatcAAGTCTGTACTGCACGATCGATTACCATAGATAGTCAGGAAACACATGACAGTGCATGCAGGATTACTTGATTGTTACATTGCACGATCGAGTTCCACGCACTGAACGATCGATGCGCAGTAGTCGATATCTGTAAACTGCGCGTCGATAGTGAATAACCATGCAAGCGTTGCTGAACGCAGATGAATTATCTTTAAGTATTTAAACTTTTAGTGTAATGTTATATTGCTAATTCCTGCGCATTCAAAGCGTATTCATACTTCGCACAGGTGCGCATTGAGCCATTCAAATTAGAAAAACCAATTAATTCATTCAGCCTAATGACGTCAAAGACGCGCCCTCAACATTGGTGGATAAGGGATGGACCACTTGGCCACGTgccacccccccccccccccccgacaATGTAATTCTAGAATGGTGTTCTGGGACTCCAATTTGACGCTTTCCATACCGCAATGCAATTGTTCTTCTTTGGTGGTAGAAGAACCCTAGGTATATAAACTGAATACCATGTTCTGGTCAGTAAGGAATCAACCGGGAGAGCTAATTCAGTGAGGGAGAGGTGACGACCTACCCAGGTGAGTGCAGCCACGCATGACATGATCTGGTCTGCGAGGATTTATCTGGAACAGATAATAATTATTCGGATGCCCCCGGCAAATGTGCCAATTTATCAGTCCCTGCTGAAGTTCGATGTCTTTTAGAATCTACGTTTATCGTAAGGAAATTCTACAGATTTTGGTCAAATTCGTTATTTAAATTTGCAGTACTTCCACCTAAAGTCATGAGCTAGTAAGCGAAGGCTTTCAGCTACCTTCTCATCAATTGTTCTTCCGTCTCATAACAAAGAAAATATTCGTGAAAGTCTATTTCTCTCAACACCCGTTTAGTTAATTCTAAATATTATGCTTTTAGCACACGAATTAACAAGAAGCTGTCGTAGCCTGCACTAAACCATTCAACAGCTATCGCTTAGTTTCACGATTATCAATTCCGCTAAACGATACGAAAGCACGTGAGTGGGCGTGGTGCTACGTGCAACAATCAAAGAGCGTTGAAACCACCTCCGCGAGTGGATTGAGCGAATCCgaattgaaattaattaagtttgaaacGCAATGGGCATTGCAAGCATTAAGTGTAAAAGGGATAAAGCGCATTGAATGCCATTTGAAAAGTAGTGTAAAAAGGAAGATACAGAGTTTACTATACTACAAAGAATATGcttagttaagttaattaataatgtaatttTCGAATCAACATTTTCAAGATTTATATTTTTACGACAATCCCTGCAAGGCTAAACTAAATATACAGTAAGTATTACTGTATGTCGCACTAATAAATTCAACAGTTAATCATAAGAAAGCAATGATAAACGGTTTGGACAAAGAATGTCTTGTCGTGGACAGCAAGAACGTTCAAGAGTGCAATGAACCGTTAGATCAAAAAAGCGCCAAAGAAGGCGTACTGCCTACCGAAATAATAATAAGCATTACTTTTAAATAGCACGGATAGTTGATCTTTGTTCTTGAGTAGCAAAGATCGTTCAGAATAGGGAGTGTACCAATCGCTGGGGTCTTGAGTTTGTGTGTACAAGTAAAACTGACAAGAGTTGTTGATTGCAACGCACAATTGCGCATCTTTGTAGGAGCTGGAACCTAACCGGCTGTTAAACCTCATTTGAACGTAAACATAATAGAGACCGTCTCTTGGTACAGTAGCGATTCCATTGCTATATTGCATGCCTCCACGAACGTAAGGAGAATAGGAATATCCACTGCCACTGTACCACTGGGTGACTCGACCTGTCCCGAAtagaaagaaaacaaacagcatATTAAGCACTTTTTATTATCTAATTTGCATTAGTAGTTAGATATTAGTAGTTAGATGGTTAACAGCTAGTTATAGCGTTTGTTGTATCATTGGGTGCTAATTAATCGTACCGCTATAATGCCATATTTTTGTTATAAATCGCCGCCAGCCTAGCAACGCAACTGCAAACTGGATATTGTTTGGCCAATTTGGGAAACCTCATGCAAATACGATCAGGATCACGTAACACTCACATTAAATCAAATACTACACACCTCACACCACTTTAGCGCTAGCAATCCGAGTAATCATGCATATAACAAATACTTAAATTATAGTTGGTCCGGGGTTGTCATGCTAAGTTGCCACGGTAGTCTAAAAGCGACGGCCTTTTACCTCCACTTACACAATTAATAAACATGCAAAAATGAAAGTACTCAAAACGTCGCATCGACCAGCTGCTCATTATTTTGCATATTTCATGATTTTTCCTTTTTCATTATTTCACTTCTAAGTTTAAAATTGATTTGATTGTAAATTTCTGCTTTCCATTAAATGTACATGTTGAGATTGGAATATGCGGATGCTATAAACAACATTTCATTCCGCTAGTAAATGAGTAAGAAAAAGTAGTAAAACTGCAACatttaattactaattttaaaattagttatttattaaattttgatttctGATGTATCATTAATAGATAAACAAAGTCAAAGTTTTTTAACAAAAAATATTCATCATGCAACATGCGTATGTTACACATTATTTATCCTGCACATCATTGCAAAAGTATCAGTAAAGAATAAAAGCAATATTTATTTCGATAACAATGAAAGTACGTGCTAGATTTATGCAATCAGTTAATCAGTTCAAATTTGTGCTTTttacaataataaattttctttaaattttagttatcATCATGTGAAGATTAATATTACATTAGCAACGTATGTGTAGAGTAGCTCGTCTTTCTGaatatttaatatttgatTTTATATGGACACTGAAATATCATTTCTATTGTTTCTCAATTAAGCAagttattaaatattaaaataaacaatGAGAAATTCAATGAAGTTACTTTACTATTTTGTCCAGTCTAATTGATGAAATCTCTGATAATTATATGCTAAAGAAACTAAAATACTAACTTTTAAATTAAGTTTTCGTTCTCTTAGTAATATTATTTCTGAATAATGcaaatagtaattaatataaCCCTTATCCAAGGTAATGGTGCCATATATGGTCATCTTATAAGGCGACATATTCTTCCTTTGAAGTAAATGATGATCCATCCCATTGGAAATAAGAGACCCTCAATAAAAAAATCAAGCAGTCTTAGACCCACACTTTATACGTGCCATTGTTACTCACCACTCTATACCGGTAGCCATATAAATACATTTAGTTACGAGCTGTCTTTTCCTGAACGTGCATATAACCGAGTATTGCTCAAGTAAAATCTAACTCAGATTGTTAGCCGGCGAACTGTGCGTAGCTGTTGTTATATGTATACGATAATTAcatatgtctgtgtgtatagAGCCGAACAAGAATGCTCATAACAATTTCACTCTGACCCCGTTTAGACAATTTATATGGTTACCACCAGCGTGCTTAGAGTCAATCGCAACGAAAAGACCAAACTTGTTTATAGAGTTCCTACCTACAAGGTTCCTGTGCTCACCCATGCGAAAATTATGATATGGTAAcgtaaatataaaatatagcCTATAGGAACAAAAGCTTGTAAACGACCATATTAACTAcatgcaatagctcagttcgGTATGCTTAATTATATTGTAACTTGATATTTATCTTTTGTTCAAGGGATACAAATATATACAACGAAGAGTCAATATGATTGTCTAACTATATTTTGTacatataatacaatacacGCACGAAAAAATGGGTTAGGAAATGCAATAGTGGACAGTCACAACTCCAGCCTAAAGCTCCGTGAGTTCTTGTGAGCTAGGCAAATCCGTTAGCGGCGCTGAGCTGCAATCTCATAACGTCGGAATTAGAATCTCATGTCAAATCACCGCCAACTGTGATGTGGGCAAACTAGGTCCCACGTAAAACTGAAACATGCAGATGGTGGAGATGTAACAAATCACACACCCGCGAGCGCGCTTATGATATCAAGtaaaatcaataataataacaaagaTAACAAGGTAAGTATACTTGTTGATATTATGGGAAAAGTTGAATTTTGTATTCTATGCAATAATCATCGTTTCTTAATGTTATTTATAATTACCTCAACACTAATTTTCATATTGGCAGCGGATGCACACAGCGACGCTTTCCGTCTGTTAAAAATACTTTATCCATCACGAACTAACTCTATCACTGACGTGTGTTATACGGGTATGCCTTTGCGCTCCTATATTTTCCatttgtttagtgtgtgtgtgtgtgtgtgtgtgtgtgtgtgtgtgtgtgtgtgtgtgtgtgtgtgtgtgtgtgtgtgtgtgtgtgtgtacttttACAGTCCTACCAATTCCTCAAAATTAAACTGAATATTACTTATAAATATATCGCTATGATATACCTATGTTAAGTTTTACTGTTAGATATTACCAGACGAATAACTTCCACCACCGCCGCTATTTCCTCCTACATGAAATGCTGGGTTGTCATAGCCATTCTAAGAATAAACATAGTTAAATAAAACTAGATCAATTTAGATATTCTTGTAATGTATTTACCAGTAgatcaaattttatttgagTTATCTAATAAAAAATTTCTGTCAATAATTACAACATCTAAGTTACAAATTTTGCTAACATTTTCTATAATTTCTGCGATTATTGACTGAAAGCCAGTTAGAGGGTCACAACACTTTCTCATTAAATTTCTTGTGTTCTCGTCGACCTAGAAAATTTAAGAATTATAAAATTCTAATATGAAATAGCTAAATGATTTTATTCCATTACCGTAGGTCCTGGTATTCCTTGACCACCTTGTTCCCCTTTGTGACCTGTAAAGCCTCGAGCACCCTAGGAAATAAGGCTAATAAATAACACTGCAAAATCATGTAGCTTGCAATTCCTAGAGACCTTGATGCCTTTTTTTCCTGAAGGACCATCCGGACCAGGGTGTCCTGGCGGGCCCTTTGAATAATCACACATTAGAATTGATAATTCAGAAATAACAAAGGCATTATTTATTATACCGGTTTTCCATCTAAACCTGCTAAACCTTGTGATCCTTGGTATCCTTTGTCTCCctattacataaaaagaaaAGGTAATTAATTTAGTATATTTTCATGTCAATACACTCTATTTACAACATCTATTTCATATTAAAATAATCAATAGTTGATTGTTTTTTGCAATAAACTTTGTACTGTCTAAATTGCATTGTCTTTCAATCACTAACTGTGGTTGTCCCATAATTTTTTATAAGTGCAGCCAATAAACTAGTAATTTTGAGCGTTTCAAGTAACACGGAAAGGTACagtataatttttatattgaTGCCTCTATGCACGCACAAACTTTCATCATCACAACGTGCATAAAATAACCTTTATTCCTTGGACTCCTTTAAGACCAGGCAAACCAGGAGGACCTACTGGACCCTAACAAATACAATTGATAATTACTCAATGTAGTAGTCAAAagtatttaatatttttacttgCGGTCCGGTATCTCCAGTTACTCCTCGTGGGCCCGAAACTCCTTGTTTTCCAGTCTCACCAGTTGCACCATGAGGACCCTTACACATTACATTAGCAAACTAAATATTTTCTCTTGAATTTTAACTTACTACGGGGCCTCTTGGACCGGGTGATCCTATTGAACCAGTGTCGCCCTAAGCATTT is a window of Corticium candelabrum chromosome 20, ooCorCand1.1, whole genome shotgun sequence DNA encoding:
- the LOC134196112 gene encoding collagen alpha-1(X) chain-like, coding for MSPLKSKSHRAYYPDPVCRSREIRDGEFDVQEIVPPQKYSGRRNTFIVELDQFSNIMPAQLHFNVLSTQVWRLRPSSEAEIPSIDTKTFAMQMFDMLEKKRGTLYSYLLMTMICNVVLTKSLTDTNDNKSMCIGERGEKGDVGHQGPQGVRGYSGEKGKTGLSGKNGIKGDTGSIGSPGPRGPVGPHGATGETGKQGVSGPRGVTGDTGPQGPVGPPGLPGLKGVQGIKGDKGYQGSQGLAGLDGKPGPPGHPGPDGPSGKKGIKGARGFTGHKGEQGGQGIPGPTVDENTRNLMRKCCDPLTGFQSIIAEIIENITQIKFDLLNGYDNPAFHVGGNSGGGGSYSSGRVTQWYSGSGYSYSPYVRGGMQYSNGIATVPRDGLYYVYVQMRFNSRLGSSSYKDAQLCVAINNSCQFYLYTQTQDPSDWYTPYSERSLLLKNKDQLSVLFKSNAYYYFGRQYAFFGAFLI